The Flavipsychrobacter sp. genome contains the following window.
TCGTCAGTTACAGTTCCTAGAGATGAATTGTTCGCTAAAACAATTGTAGCACCGATCAAGGGGCTCTGAGAAGCATCGTCAGTAATAGTGCCAAAAATAGTTTGTGTTTGGCTTTGAGCAATCACTTGTGTAGCCAACAGTAAGGATAAGATGGCTAACCCAATTTTTTTCATGAGTACTAGTTTAATACAGTTGCAAATTTGCAACTATGCCTGAACTTAAAAATTGATTTAGGTCAATAAGTTTTCTAAAATTAAAATTATTGATCCGAATCAATAAGGCTATTACTCTTCTTACTCATACGTGCACGGGTGCGGCTTAGCGCTTCAGGTGTAAGACCAAGATAAGACGCGATCATATATTGAGGGATACGTTGTATTATTGGTTCACAGTCGTCTAAAAACTTTATGTAACGAGTCTCAGGCGTATCAAACTGAAAAGAAGAATTGCGGTTGGAAAGAAAAATAAACAAGTCCTCTGCTATCAACCTACCTATTTTCTCACATTCTGGAGAGTTACTATATAGATCTTGTAGCTCTTTATAATTAATGTCTACTACTGTGGTATCTTCCATGGTGGTAGTATACATTTTAGAAGCTGTTTGGGTCAAGAAACTTTCATATTCAGAATAGTAACAATTCTCATAAGCAAAAGCTGTAATAATCTCTTTACCATCAATAAGGTAATAACTACGCAACAAGCCACTACACACAAAAGAGACTGTGTTATATACCATGCCTGGCTTACAAATAGTGGTATTCTTGGTATAGGTTCTCACCACGCATTTTTCCACAAACCTTAACCATACCTCCTCTGGCAAGTCAGGTATTAACTGTAGCAGGTATTCCTTTATTTGACTTAACGCTTGCGACTGATCCATAAGTATAGAATGATAATCTAAATTACAAAAGCCTTACGAATTAACATTCCTTATAAAGCTTAATCAATATATTACGACATATGCTACTTACCAAGCACATAAAAAATATAGCGGTCATACTATTTATATTTTCTGCCAATAATATCTGCGCACAAGAAACACTGGTAAAGAATAGCTCAATAGACGATTCTTTAATTAATCAAAAAATAAAAGAGCTTAGGAATAGTATTGATGAATACGATAATGCTACGTTTGATTTTGGTAAAATAAATTATGCACCCGATAGTAGTTTCAAAATACTTACTATATATGGAGAAACTTGCGGGGCATATTGTCATAATACCTTCCAAACCTATATATACTACAAAAAAGGAGAAAAGATTATTGAATCTGATATACAAATGCCTCACCTATCTGAGATAACAGATATAATCAAGTTTAAAAATACAGATAGCACAACCGAATATTTAATTTTTGACAAGCGATATGTTCGTCCCAGAAGTGTAGAAACTGGTACGGAAGTTTCCTTTTCACATCTTGTATTCTTTAAAGGAGAACCAAAATTCAATGAGATCAACACATTCAATAAAGAAGGGGCATTGTTTAAAGAATTAAATGTCTACTTCTATTCATCTGAAAACATGTGTATGACCGGAGATGAATCTGAAACACCCAAAGGTGTACCA
Protein-coding sequences here:
- a CDS encoding Crp/Fnr family transcriptional regulator, with the translated sequence MDQSQALSQIKEYLLQLIPDLPEEVWLRFVEKCVVRTYTKNTTICKPGMVYNTVSFVCSGLLRSYYLIDGKEIITAFAYENCYYSEYESFLTQTASKMYTTTMEDTTVVDINYKELQDLYSNSPECEKIGRLIAEDLFIFLSNRNSSFQFDTPETRYIKFLDDCEPIIQRIPQYMIASYLGLTPEALSRTRARMSKKSNSLIDSDQ